GCTTGCGGCCTACATGCATGACCGTGGCCTTGAGATGCTTGTCGCCGATCTCTTCGTCGCTGCCGCATGCGCCCTTGAGCGCATCGGTGCCAACGCGGCCGGGGCCAAGCTACTCAGGGAGACCGTTCGCAGCGCCTTCTTGGTGACCAGCCCGGAAGTTGCAGAGCCGGTCGCCGTGATGCTCGGCGAAGCCGGACTTCTGCAAGACGCCCTAATCCTTGTGCTCACGCTCAACGCGTGGGAGGACCCCCAGGCCCGCGACGCTGCCGACCGCTACTTCAACCTCGCATTGAGGGAAATCGGTTGGCTCGATGAGCAACTGCAGACGCTGCTGTTCGACAGCATGCGTCGGCGCGCTGAGATCGAGAAGTCGTCAGCGAACCCGCGCCGCGCCGGACGAGCTCACTACAACTTGGCTCAGGCGCTCAACGCCATGCGGCGAACGGAGGAAGCTCTGGATGAGTTAGAGCTCGCCCTCCAGTATGACCCTAGCTACGCCGAGCGGGACTACTTCTACCGGGAGCGCGGTGGCTTTCGCTGGACGGTGGGGGACTTTGCGGGTGCTGCGCACGACTACGAAGTTGCGCTGACGAAGAGCGGAGACTCTGCCGAACTGCTGCCCCTCCGCGCAGATGCGCTGCTGTGGGCTGGCAAGTACGGGGAAGCTCTAGCTCTTCTGCGTGACTGGACGCCAACTGGACACGACCTCGACCGGTTGGCTGCCCTCGACTTGATCGTGTTGGAAGAGTTGATGAGCGTCACCGGTCTCGATGAACAGGACAGACGGCCGGTCGACCTTGATGAGATCGCCGCCGTCGAGTCCGATCCCGAAGCGTTGGTGGCGCTACTTCGTCTGCGGGACGCCCTGCACCCCGCGATCTGGCACGCCCTCATCACCGATCTCGAGCGACAACTGCCTCGGATCATCACCGTTGCGCTGCTCATGTTGAATCACGCGGGGGCCTGGGCAATGGCAACCGCTGTCGCCTCAGCGCTCCTGGACCGGGACGAGGCCGAGCCGCGTCTCCTTGAGTACCTCGTCGCGTCAGCAGTGCGATTGACGCCGGACGACGAGTACATGCAGGCGATTGAGGAACTTGCCGCTGGTATCGCATCCGACATGGGACCGGAGGAAGCATCGCGTCTGCGGAGCCGCGTGTACGAACAGATGGAGGCGCTACCGGACCGGCCGCTTCCGCACATCACCCGGATCATCATCGATCCTGACGCTGGCGATGGGGCCGCCGAGAGTAGGTCCTGACGACCTCTGACGCGGGCTTACCCCCGGGCTGGACCCACGACTGCTCGTCGCTCGACAACTCAACCGCGCGCGGCCGCCACCTGACCGAGGGTTCGGCCGCCGGTCGCTTTCAAGCCGAGGGGGCCTGATTCTGGCCCGTGTAGTTGAGGCTGCGGACCCTACCGTCCTCTTCGTGGTCCGATGTTCCCGTCGGATTCGGGTAGACGGCTGCGAGCGCGTGACGCATGTCCGACGGACTGTTGAGGGTGAAGCCAGAGGTCGACGGAAAGCCGTGGGTGGCTCGGGATACGAGCAGTCCGATGACGATGTACGGACTGCCCACGTCGACGAGAGTGAGATTGAGAAGCGCTCCCTGCATGTCCAGAAGGGGATTGCGCGTTGGGGTGAATAGGCCACTTGTGTGACGTGGCCCCTGGTAATGGGGAAAGCGGCGAGGGAGGACCAGACGCCCCCCGGACAGAACCCCCTGCGACAAATACGAGCGGGGGTAGACGAAACCTTCAATAATGCAGGCACTCCAGTCACCCAGGGTGCAGTCGCGGTAGTACACATCATGGCCCCCAAAGGCGAGAGTGTCACGAATGCGCACTTGCTCTTTGTAATCATCGAGCCCCCACGCCAATAGTCCAAAGGTAGGCCCATCGGTGGCCAATGGGCTCGTCAAACGGTTTGCGATGAGCCCTAGGCCCTTGGGCTGGCCGTCGCCATCTCGCCCCGAAACGATTCGTCCTTGTCGCTCGCCGGAAAACTGAACAAATCCGTCAAGGTGTAATGACAGCTTGACTCTATCGTCCGCCGTGTAGGGCACGACGTCGGCCGTTGGCAGCATTAGCTCGCTACGGCTGTAGTCGACGGGGAACTTCATGAGGAAGCCCTGTCGCGCTGAATGGTAGGGGGCGGTGACGGCGAAGCCGCCGTCGGATAGTCCCACGATCTTCGTTAGGAGGCGAAGCGTGCCATTGTGGTCCGCTATTGCGATACGAATTCCTTGCTGGGTCACGCGAAGCGTCCTTTCGCACTGGGCGTCGCCTGACAGTGTGCCCCGCGAGCAGCGCCTGCACCGTGAGGTCCCTTGGCTACCCGTGGAGTTCGGCCGGCTCCCATCTCGTGGCTACCCCGACAGGGTTGGTCGAGAGTGATGCCCTGGGCAGCCGCTAGGTGAACGACGAGCGCTCCCTCTGCGCAGTCTCCCCAGCCGGTCGGAACGCTCGCTGACCTTCGGGGGCGATGCCGGGAATCAGAAGCCTTCGTTTGCCCACCGGGTTGCAGTTCTGTTTGCAGTTGGTCGCGTTTGTGACAGGTCGTCCGGATCCACAGTTGTGTGAACGGGCACGTCATCTGGCTTACGGAACGACGGTGAACCGCGGCGAACGCGATTAGGTCGGCCTGGCAGTGTGCGGGCCGGCCATCTGCAGCAGCTCGCCGTCGTAAGTGAGACTGCTCGGCGGGCAACCCTCTCGCAGTTGGCGGCAGCGCGTTATGCGGGACCCTCGCCGTGACGACAATGTCGGCGTGCCTAAGCACGAGCCAATCGATGTGGACGTCCTCTGTCGCGGTGCCCAGAGCGCCGTGCTCTCGGGATTGGCCCGCGGTGACGACGCAATCGACATCCTGGCGGCCTTAGCCTCAACTGATGCGCCGTACCGGTTCGTTCCCGACGTCGCGCTGCTCGAGCTCGCCGTCACCGCGCTCGACTTAGCCTGTCCGGTCGGTGAGCCGCTGCAGTACGAGGGACTTCGGGATCGCCACCTACCTGAGGTGACGTTCCGCGGCCGCGTCGAGCACTGCAACAGTCAGTAGGCCCTCTACGCAGCCGCCTGCGTCCGCGGCGGCCTGCAGCCCGATATCCTGGCCGACGCCGGCTGGTGGCAGACCCCGCTGTGGCAGTACGCCGTCTTCGCCCTCGTCATCTACAGCCGGGCAGCGGCCGAGCGGCTGGCAGTGCCAGTGGAGGACATTGCGCGACGGATCGCCGCTCGGCACGGCCTCAAGCTCACCGCGTGACCACAGTGTGGTCACGCGGCCCCAAGGGGCTGACACAAGGCTGCGACCTCGCCGTATGAGCCGTCTGGCGTGACCACAACATGACCAATGAGGCGGAAAACAGCGGTCAAAAGGGGTCATATTGGGCCTTCCGGAGGGTCCTCCAGACCTTCTCCAGTTGCCCTAGCAGGCAGTTTGACCTGCGGTCTTGCACGGAGCGGGTGACCGGGATCGAACCGGCATGGCCAGCTTGGAAGGCTGGGGCTCTACCATTGAGCTACACCCGCGAGACCGAGGAAGACGCTCCGCGCCCTCGCCGTGACGAGCCCCGCTGACCGAGGTCGGCCGGGCTCCCGGTCCGGGACGAGGGTAGCGCGCGCCGGATCGGCGGGTCCCCGCGGCACTCGGACGTCGTCCCCGTCCACGGCGACGCACCCGGCCGGCACGCAGGGGACGTCCACACGTCGCCCAACGACGCGGTCACCACACCTGACCGCGCGTCGGACGGCCCCCGGAGGACCGCCCGCGTGGCATGGTGACCGCCGACTCCGGACGGTCACGACAGGCGAGGGAGGCCGGTGTCCCGTTCCCCGGCGGATCCGGCCACGTCGTCCCCGGCCCGGGGCCGCGCGGCCTCGCCTGCCGACCGCACCCGGTCGCTGCCGTCGTCCCGGGACTTCCTCCTCGGGCTCCTGGTCCAGGTCCTCGTCATCCGGTGGCTGTGGCCGGACCTGTTCGCCATCCCCGCCCTGCAGGCCTGGGCGACTGTCTTCGTCGCGGTCTGCCTCCAGGCACTGCCGTTCCTGGTCATCGGGGTGCTGCTGTCCGCCGCCATCAGCGCCTTCGTCCCGCCGTCCTTCTTCCAACGAGCCCTGCCGCGGCGCCCGGCGCTCGCCGTCCCGGTGGCCTCGCTCAGCGGCGCGGTGCTGCCCGGCTGCGAGTGCGCCTCCGTGCCGGTCGCCGGCAGCCTGGTGCGCCGCGGCGTCGCCCCCGCGGCGGCCCTCGCCTTCCTGCTCTCTGCCCCGGCGATCAACCCGGTCGTGCTGGTCGCCACCGCGGTCGCCTTCCCCGACGAGCCGCTCATGGCGGTCGCCCGCTTCGCCGCCTCCCTCGTCGCGGCCGTCGTCATGGGGTGGCTGTGGACTGCCTACGGCCGGGGGGAGTGGCTGCGGCTGCCGTCCCGGTCCGCGGACCACGGGGACGCCGGCCGCCTCGGGACCTTCCGCGCCGCCGCCCAGCACGACCTGCTGCACGCCGGTGGCTTCCTGGTCGTCGGCGGCATCACCGCGGCGACCCTCAACGTCGTCGTCCCCCGGGCGTGGCTGGAGCAGCTCGCGGACTCCCCGCTGCTGTCGGTCCTGGTGCTGGCCGTCCTCGCCGTCGTCCTGGCCATCTGCTCGGAGGCCGACGCCTTCGTCGCCGCCAGCCTGACCTCCTTCAGCCTCACCTCCCGGCTGGTCTTCCTCGTCGTGGGCCCGGTCGTCGACGTCAAGCTGATCGCGCTGCAGTCGGGCACCTTCGGACGCCGCTTCGCCCTGCGGTTCGCACCGGTCACCTTCACCGTCGCCGTCCTCTCGGCGCTTGGCGTCGCCTGGGTCGTGTGGTGAGGAGCCGCCCGTGGACCGGCTGACCCAGCTCTGGGTCCTCCTGCTGCTCGGCGGCGTCACCCTCGCCGTCGCGCTGGGCGACGCCCACCTCGCCTACGTCCGGCCCGGCTTCCGGCCGCTGCTGCTGGGCGCCGGCGCCGTCCTGCTCCTCCTCGGCCTCGCCGGCCTGCTCCGCGAGCGCTCTCCTGGAGGCGCCCACGGCCACGGCGCCCCCCGCGTCGCCTGGCTGCTGCTCCTCCCCGTCACCGTGGTGCTGCTGGTCGCCCCGCCCGCGCTGGGCTCCTTCACCGCGGCACGGCAGGCCCTGCAGGTCCAGGCCGCCGCGCAACCGCCGGCCCCCGGGATCGGGCCGGACGACCCCGGCGAGCAGCACCGCACGATGGCCCTCCTCGAGTACTCGCTGCACGCGCTCGCTGCGGACACCAGCGCCCTGGACGGCCGGCTCGTCCGGCTGACCGGCTTCGTGACCCCGCGGGAGGGCGGCGGCTGGTACGTCTCCCGCATCGGGATCAAGTGCTGCGCGGCCGACGCGGTGGCGGTCACCGTCGTGGTCGACGCCGAGCGCGGGGACCTGGCCGCCGACCAGTGGGTGGAGGTCGTCGGCTCCTGGGCGCCACCGCGGCCGCACCCCGCCGGCGGCCACCCGGAGGCGGTCGTCGCGCCCCGCTCGGTGACCCCCATCGAGGCGCCGGCCAACACCTACCAGGGCTGATCGGACCGCCGTCCGGACGGCTCCGCCGCAGGGCGCGCCTAGACTCCCTGGGGCCACGGGGTGTGGCGCAGTTTGGTAGCGCACCCGCTTTGGGAGCGGGGGGCCGTGGGTTCAAATCCCGCCACCCCGACCACCACCCGCCGTCCCTAGACTCGTGGGCCGACCCGGCGTCGTCCGGCGCCGTCCCCGTCTGCCGATCGAGGAGCACTGCCGCTGTGAAGAGCACCATCGAGGAACTGGGCCCCACGCGGGTCCGGATGGCGATCGAGGTGCCGTGGGGGGACCTGGACCACGCCTTCGCCGAGGTCTACAAGGAGCTGCGCAACCAGGTGCGCATCCCCGGCTTCCGCCCGGGCAAGGTGCCCAACCGGGTCATCGACACCCGCATCGGCCGCCCGGTGGTGCTCGAGCAGGTCGTCCAGCACGCCGTCCCGGAGGTCTACTCCGAGGTCGTCCGCGAGAACCAGGTGCGCGTGCTCGGCCAGCCCGACATCGAGGTGACCCGCCTCGACGACAACGACACCCTCGCCTTCACCGCCGAGGTCGACGTCGCGCCCAAGGTCGAGCTGCCCCCGCTGGACGGCCTCGCGGTCACCGTGGACGACGTCGAGGTCACCGACGAGGAGATCGACCAGCAGATCTCGGTCATGCGCGAGCGCTTCGGCATGCTCACCGCCGTCGAGCGCGCCGCCCAGGACGGCGACTTCGTCTCCATCGACCTCGAGGCCACGCTCGACGGCGAGGTGCTCGAGGACGGCTCGACCACCGGCATGTCCTACGAGGTCGGCTCCGGCAACCTGATGCAGGGCCTCGACGACGCCGTCCGCGGGCTGTCGGCCGATGAGTCCGCCACCTTCCAGACCGCGCTCCTGCAGGGCCCCAACGCCGGTGAGTCCGCCGACGTCACCGTCACCGTCCGCTCGGTGAAGACCAAGGAGCTCCCGGAGCTGGACGACGAGTTCGCCTCCACCGCGAGCGAGTTCGACACCCTCGAGGAGCTGCGGGACGACGTCCGCACCCGGCTGGCCCGCACCAAGGTGCTGCAGCAGGGCGCCCAGGCCCGCGACAAGCTGGTCGAGCACCTCATCGAGACCGTCGAGGTGCCCATCCCCGAGAAGCTGGTCGAGCGCGAGATCGAGTGGCGCAACCAGGCCATGCAGAACGAGCTGCAGCAGGCCGGCATGGACTGGGACGCCTTCCTGCAGATGTCCGGAGTGGAGAGCCGCGAGGCCTACGAGGCCGAGCAGCGGACGAACATCGAGGAGGCAGTGCGCACCCAGTTCATCCTGGACGCGATCGCCGACGCCCGTGAGGTCACCGTCGACAACGACGACCTCTCCGCGCAGGTCATGGCTCAGGCCCAGCGCAACCGGATGAGCCCGGAGCAGTACGCCCAGCAGCTGCAGCAGGGCGGCAACATCGCCGAGTTCGTCGCCGACGTCCGCCGCACCAAGACCCTCGCCCAGCTGCTCGAGCAGACCACCATCACCGACGCCTCCGGCAACGTCGTCGACCTGGAGGCGCTGCGCCCGCGCACCGTCCCGGCCCCGGCCGCCGGTGCGGCCGACGACGCCGGCACTCCGGACGACGACGCCACCGGCGAGCCCGACCTCGGGGACGCCGAGCCCGAGGACGCGACCGAGGACGGCCTCGGCGGGGACGCCGCCGACCAGTCGCCCGAGGTTGCCGGGCCCACCGTCGGCCCGACCACCGACGACGACGGGGACGCCGCGGTCGACCCCGCCGTCGACACCGCCGCGCCGGACGCCGACGCCGCCGACGGGACCGCTGCCCGCTGACGCAGGCCCCTCCGCACGGCCGACGCCGTCCCGCCCCCGCACCCCGGGGAGGGGCGGCGTCGTCCGTCCCGGGGGTGCCGGCCGCGGGCCGCTGCGCCGACGGCGAACACCCCCGGCGCCGGGACTGCCGCCTCGTGCCCGCGCGTTAGGGTCGGTGCAACCCAGGTCGGCCCCGGGGACACCGCGCCGCGCGACGCCCCCGGTCCGGCACCACAGCCCCGCCCAGCGAGACCGACTGCGCGACAGTCATACGGAGGTCACCGGACCCGTGAGCACCAACCCGAACCAGGTGAGCGCACCGCTCATGCGTGGCGCCGCCGGGGGCATGAACCTCGGCGACTCGGTCTACGAGCGCCTGCTGCGCGAGCGCATCATCTTCCTGGGCACCCAGGTCGACGACGTCATCGCCAACCAGCTCGCCGCCCAGATGCTGCTGCTGTCCGCCGAGGACCCCAAGCGCGACATCCACCTGTACATCAACTCCCCCGGCGGCTCGGTCAGCGCCGGCATGGCCATCTACGACACGATGCAGTTCATCGACTGCGACGTGGCCACCTACGGCATGGGCCTGGCCGCCTCGATGGGCCAGTTCCTGCTGACCGCCGGCACCAAGGGCAAGCGCTACGCCCTGCCGCACGCGCGGATCATGATGCACCAGCCCTCCGCCGGCGTCGGTGGCACCGCGGCCGACATCGCCATCCAGGCCGACCTCTTCCGGCGCACCAAGAAGGAGCTCAACGAGCTGCAGTCCTTCCACACCGGCCAGAGCGTCGAGCAGATCGACCGGGACTCCGACCGCGACCGCTGGTTCACCGCGCAGGAGGCGCTGGAGTACGGCTTCGTCGACCACGTGGTGAGCAAGGCGGCCATGACCGACAGCACCAACCCGGTCACCGACAACTGAGTCCGGAGGGACCGACATGAGCTTCCAGATGCCCTCCAGCCGCTACATCCTGCCCTCCTTCGTGGAGCGCACGAGCTACGGCATGAAGGAGTCCAACCCCTACAACAAGCTCTTCGAGGAGCGCATCATCTTCCTCGGGGTGCAGATCGACGACGCGTCGGCCAACGACGTGATGGCCCAGCTCATCACGCTGGAGTCCGCCGACCCGGACCGCGACATCACCATCTACATCAACTCCCCGGGTGGCTCCTTCACCTCGCTGATGGCCATCTACGACACGATGATGTTCGTCCGGCCCGACATCCAGACCGTCTGCATGGGCCAGGCCGCCTCGGCCGCCGCCGTCCTGCTGGCCGCCGGCACCCCCGGCAAGCGGCTGGCGCTGCCGTACTCCCGGGTGCTCATCCACCAGCCCTCCGGCGAGGCCGGCGGGCAGGTGTCGGACCTGGAGATCCACGCGGCGGAGATCCAGCGGGTCCGCCAGCAGATGGAGGACATCCTGGCCCGGCACACCGGCCGGTCGCCCGAGCAGGTCCGCGCCGACATCGACCGCGACAAGATCCTCACCGCCGGCGAGGCCAAGGCCTACGGGATCGTCGACGAGGTCATCCAGAGCCGCAAGCTCAACGCCCTGCCGGGCTGACCCTGCGCGACGGGACGGGTCGAGTGCGCGCGTGTCGGGCGCTCGACCCGTACCGTCGGAGGACGCGGGACGCACGACTGCCGGTGCCGCACCCGCCGGGCGAGTCATCACCCGGCGCGGTCGGTGCCGGGAGGTACGGTCGGCGGGCTCTCGACCCCGGCCGGTCGCCGGAGGAGGGTCTCGCCGGAGCGGGGCCGAGCACGGACACCAGCACCAGTTCACAGACGGGCGCCTGATCCGGGAGCCTGGAATCCCCCCGAGGTGGAGGTCAGCAGGTGGCACGAATCGGTGAGAGCGGTGACCTGCTCAAGTGCTCGTTCTGCGGGAAGAGCCAGAAGCAGGTCAAGAAGCTCATCGCTGGCCCCGGGGTCTACATCTGCGACGAGTGCATCGACCTCTGCAACGAGATCATCGAGGAGGAGCTGTCGGAGTCGTCGGACCTGAAGTTCGACGAGCTGCCGAAGCCCAAGGAGATCCACGACTTCCTCGAGCAGTACGTGATCGGCCAGGACAAGGCCAAGCGCGCCCTGTCGGTGGCCGTCTACAACCACTACAAGCGGGTGCAGGCCGGCGGCGCCGGCGGCCGCGACGACTCCGTCGAGCTGGCCAAGTCCAACATCCTGCTGATAGGCCCCACCGGCTGCGGCAAGACCCACCTCGCCCAGACCCTGGCCCGGATGCTCAACGTCCCCTTCGCCATCGCCGACGCCACCGCGCTCACCGAGGCCGGCTACGTCGGTGAGGACGTCGAGAACATCCTGCTCAAGCTGATCCAGGCCGCCGACTACGACGTCAAGCGCGCCGAGACCGGGATCATCTACATCGACGAGGTCGACAAGATCGCCCGCAAGAGCGAGAACCCGTCGATCACCCGCGACGTCTCCGGCGAGGGCGTGCAGCAGGCGCTGCTGAAGATCCTCGAGGGGACGACGGCCTCGGTGCCCCCGCAGGGTGGCCGCAAGCACCCGCACCAGGAGTTCATCCAGATCGACACGACGAACGTGCTGTTCATCGTGGGCGGCGCCTTCGCCGGCCTGGAGAAGATCATCGAGCAGCGGGCCGGCAAGCAGGGCATCGGCTTCGGCTCGGAGGTCCGCTCCAAGAAGGAGATGGACGAGGCCAACACCTTCGCCGAGGTCATGCCCGAGGACCTGCTGAAGTTCGGCATGATCCCGGAGTTCATCGGCCGGCTCCCGGTCATCACCAGCGTCGAGAAGCTCGACCGCGACGCGCTGATGAACATCCTCACCGAGCCGAAGAACGCCCTGGTGCGCCAGTACCGGCGGCTGTTCGAGCTCGACGGGGTGGAGCTGGAGTTCACCGACGACGCGCTGGAGTCGATCGCCGACCAGGCCATCCTCCGCGGCACCGGCGCCCGTGGCCTGCGCGCGATCATGGAGGAGGTGCTGCAGTCGGTGATGTACGACGTCCCCAGCCGGGACGACGTCGCCTCCGTGGTGATCACCCGGGAGGTCGTGCTGGAGCACGTCAACCCGACGATCGTGCCCCGCAAGCCCAGCCGCGCCCCTCGTGAGAAGTCGGCCTAGCAGGTCGGAGAACCGCTGTACCCCGGTGGCCCAGGACCCGCGTGGTCCTGGGCCACCGGTGTTCAGAGGTCCGCGAGCCGGCGTCGCAGGACCGCCTCGATCTCCCGCCGACACCCTGCCGGATCCGTGACCAGCCGCCGGTAGCTGAACCGGAGGACCACCCAGCCGAGCGTCGCCAGCGCGGTGTCGCGGCGCATGTCGCGCTCGCGCTGCTCCCGGCTGCCGTGGAAGGCGGCCCCGTCCAGCTCGACCGCCACTCGCAGCCTCGGCCAGGCGGCGTCGAGGTACACCGTGCGGCCGGTGGGCAGCGCGACCCGGTGCTGCTGCACGAACGGCGGGATCCGGGGGTCCCGCAGCACGTGCAGCACGCCGAAGACCTCCAGCTCGCTCTGGCACCCGCCGGCCACCAGGTCGAGCAGCTCCACGAGCTCGCGCCGGCCGGAGTGCCGCTGCTGCTGCGCCGACGCCGCGCGCAGGTCGTCGACGTCCACCGCCCGCGTCCGGACGGCCTCGATGACCGCCTGGCGCACCACGGGGACCTCGCTGGCCGCCCGCGGGTTCCGCCGCGGCGTGCAGGACCACGCCCAGGCGTCGACGAGGCTGCGCGCCGCGTCCAGGACCGGCAGCCCGTTCACCCCGACCGTCTCCAGCGTCAGCGTCGTCCGGTGGACGGTCACCCCGACGGCGCCGCGCGGCCAGCGGTCGGCCGGCACGGTGACGTGCAGCGGACCGGGCCGCGCCGGTACGAGCTGGTGGACGGCGAGCGCCGACAGGTGACTGAGTGGGCCGCGTGCCCACAGCACCGCGGCGCGGGCACGCACCGGCCACTCGCCGGCCCGGTCGGGGAGGGCGAGGACGCCGGGGTGCAGCAGGACGACGTCCCCGTCGGTCAGCCAGCGGCTGACGCTGGTGGAGCTCGTGGCCAGGGTGACCCGGTCGCGGCGTGCGCTGCCGTGGGGGAGGAGGGCTGCGAGGTCGTGCACGCCGCGCAGCCTGGCGCGGGAGTGGTCCGGTCCGCTCGGGGGCTGTGGACGGCGGCGACCGCTGTACCCGAGTGGCCCGGGGACGCCGTCGAAACGGGCCGTCGGGGTGCAGCGGTGTCGTGCGCGGCACCACCGGCGGGCGGCTGGCACAGTCGAGGCCGTGCGCGCCCTCACCGCCCTGCCCGACGCCGCGCGCGCCGCCTTCCGCAGCCGCGTCTCCGGCGACCCGACCGGCGCCCCGGACTGGGTCCGCGACATCGCCCGCGTCGGCACCGGACCGGGCTGGTTCGCACCCGACGGCGTGGTGTGGCGGGTGCACGGCGACCTGTCCACGCTGGTCGGCGGGGTGGCCGCGCTGCTCGGCCAGGGCGCCCACCCGCTGGCCCTGGCCGGCGTGCAGCGGCACTCGGCCTACCGCGAGGACCCGTGGAAGCGGCTGGCCGGCACCGCCCGCTGGCTGGTGGTGAGCACCTTCGGCTCCGCCGAGCTGGCCGAGCGGGAGGCCGGCCGGGTCCGCGGCATGCACCACAGCGTCCGCGGGGAGGTGGCCGGCCGGCCCTACTCCGCCTCGGACCCGGTGCTGCTGCGCTGGGTGCACCTGGCCTTCACCGACGCGTTCCTCGCCGCCCAACAGGCGGTCGGCCAGGACCTCACCGCCCGCTTCGGCCGGGGCTGGCCGGACGTCTACGTGGCCGAGTGGGCGCGCTCCGCCCAGGCACTGGGCGCCACCGACCTCCCGGCCAGCGCCGCCCAGCTGGCCGAGGCCCTGGCCGCGCACGGCCCCGAGCTCGCCCCGGTGCCGGAATCGCTGCGGGAGTTCCTCGCCGCCCCGCCGGGCCTGAGCCCGCCCGAGCGGGTGTTCTACCGGGGCCTGTCCGGCGCGGCGGCACACCTGGTCTCCCCGGCGGTCGCCCCGCACGCCGGCGTCCCCGGCCGGGGCCGCGGCGGGGCGGTGCCGATCGGGGTGGCCCGCACCCAGCTGCGCGCGCTGCGGCTCGCGCTGGGCGCGCACAGCCCGTCGGAGGAGGCGGCCCGCTGGCGCCTCGGGCTCGGCCCGGCCCCCGCCTGGGCGGCGGGGGCCTGAGCGAGGTCAGCCCTCCGCGAGCACGACGTCCACGGTC
This window of the Geodermatophilus sp. DSM 44513 genome carries:
- a CDS encoding oxygenase MpaB family protein → MRALTALPDAARAAFRSRVSGDPTGAPDWVRDIARVGTGPGWFAPDGVVWRVHGDLSTLVGGVAALLGQGAHPLALAGVQRHSAYREDPWKRLAGTARWLVVSTFGSAELAEREAGRVRGMHHSVRGEVAGRPYSASDPVLLRWVHLAFTDAFLAAQQAVGQDLTARFGRGWPDVYVAEWARSAQALGATDLPASAAQLAEALAAHGPELAPVPESLREFLAAPPGLSPPERVFYRGLSGAAAHLVSPAVAPHAGVPGRGRGGAVPIGVARTQLRALRLALGAHSPSEEAARWRLGLGPAPAWAAGA